The following proteins come from a genomic window of Pseudomonadota bacterium:
- a CDS encoding DUF2254 domain-containing protein, with the protein MNKLKQIWSNLRSSFWFVPSLIVAVSIAIAVALVKAGSAGSDRWLARWPLLFGGGAEGARGMLSTIAGSMITVAGVTFSMTLVTLALASSQYTSRILRNFMRDRVTQVVLGIFTGIFTYCLVVLRTIRGGEESGFIPNLAVSFGVVLAIGGISVLIFFIHHIASSIQASNIIASVATETMVAVDRHFPEKLGNGPVDGDEYQSPLHLPEWSWQAVAARGNGYIQNVDIAALLCLAREHQTIVRMEQSIGAFVVRNTTLASLALEDPPEKEIIADLQAAYSINRYRTVEHDSAFGIRQIVDMALRALSPSINDTTTAVMCVDYLTAILARLAPRQIPSSHRHEEGELRVITIGPTFEDLLAESFDQIRSSAKGNIAIMLRILGALQTIAGLTASPDRRRALRNQMLWISELAERTLESAHDRARIDTRLARVRKTLEAEPALCAGKEN; encoded by the coding sequence ATGAATAAACTCAAGCAAATATGGAGCAATCTGCGGTCAAGCTTTTGGTTCGTACCTTCGCTGATTGTTGCCGTCAGTATCGCCATCGCGGTGGCTTTGGTTAAAGCGGGTTCCGCCGGGAGTGACCGATGGCTGGCCCGATGGCCGCTCCTGTTTGGCGGCGGCGCGGAGGGCGCGCGCGGGATGTTGTCCACAATTGCCGGTTCAATGATTACCGTGGCGGGGGTCACGTTTTCGATGACCTTGGTAACACTGGCGCTGGCTTCGAGCCAATACACCTCGCGCATCCTGCGGAACTTCATGCGTGACCGCGTCACGCAGGTCGTGCTCGGAATCTTCACTGGTATTTTCACCTATTGCCTGGTTGTGTTACGCACCATCCGCGGCGGTGAGGAGAGCGGGTTTATTCCGAACCTGGCAGTGTCTTTCGGTGTCGTTCTGGCAATTGGTGGCATCAGCGTCCTCATTTTTTTTATTCATCACATTGCCTCTTCGATCCAGGCATCGAACATTATAGCCTCGGTTGCCACCGAAACTATGGTAGCCGTTGATCGGCATTTTCCAGAGAAGCTTGGAAACGGACCAGTTGACGGCGATGAGTATCAGTCGCCGCTCCACCTGCCGGAGTGGAGTTGGCAGGCAGTCGCAGCCAGGGGGAATGGTTATATCCAAAACGTGGATATCGCAGCACTCCTGTGTTTGGCGCGGGAACACCAGACCATCGTGCGGATGGAACAAAGCATCGGTGCGTTTGTGGTCCGTAACACTACGCTGGCCTCGCTCGCTCTGGAGGACCCACCGGAAAAAGAGATCATCGCCGACCTACAGGCTGCATACAGCATCAACCGTTACCGCACGGTGGAACACGATTCTGCTTTCGGTATCCGACAGATCGTGGATATGGCGTTGCGTGCACTCTCCCCCAGCATCAACGATACCACGACGGCCGTGATGTGCGTGGATTATCTGACGGCGATTCTGGCGCGACTTGCACCTCGGCAAATACCCTCCTCGCACCGCCACGAGGAAGGGGAACTGAGGGTGATCACCATCGGACCGACCTTTGAAGACTTGCTGGCCGAATCGTTCGATCAAATTCGAAGCAGCGCCAAAGGCAATATCGCCATCATGTTGCGGATTCTCGGGGCGCTTCAAACAATCGCCGGTCTGACGGCCAGCCCGGACCGGCGACGGGCGCTTCGCAATCAAATGCTATGGATCTCTGAACTGGCTGAACGCACCCTCGAGTCAGCGCATGACCGTGCGAGGATCGATACGCGGCTGGCGCGCGTGCGCAAAACGCTCGAAGCCGAACCTGCTTTGTGTGCAGGGAAAGAGAACTAA
- a CDS encoding chemotaxis protein CheB — MKIRSVAKDFPVVCVGGSAGGLDAYTPLLRHLPADMGVAIVIVNHLRTVATRLHEILPHFTEMPVELITESLLIEANRVFIIPEKRDLHVFEGEFRLKPISKPWGWPDVITVFLRSLTEHLDGKLIAVIVSGSDGDGSAALCGIKEMGGITIAQKLDTAKQPDMPESAIESGFIDFIHSPEDIAQEIVQISHAQELETGSDL; from the coding sequence ATGAAGATTAGAAGTGTTGCAAAAGACTTTCCTGTCGTTTGCGTGGGAGGTTCGGCAGGCGGCCTTGACGCCTATACCCCTTTGCTGCGGCATCTGCCGGCCGATATGGGTGTTGCAATTGTCATCGTTAATCACCTAAGAACCGTGGCCACCAGACTCCACGAGATTCTCCCGCATTTTACCGAAATGCCGGTTGAGCTGATCACGGAAAGCTTGCTCATCGAAGCAAACCGTGTGTTCATCATCCCGGAAAAACGTGATTTGCACGTTTTTGAAGGAGAGTTCCGTCTAAAGCCGATATCAAAGCCCTGGGGATGGCCTGACGTGATTACGGTTTTTCTGCGTTCCCTGACGGAGCACTTGGACGGCAAACTTATTGCCGTCATTGTTTCCGGATCTGATGGAGACGGGTCGGCGGCGTTATGCGGCATAAAAGAGATGGGGGGCATTACCATCGCACAGAAACTCGATACAGCCAAGCAGCCTGATATGCCTGAGAGCGCAATTGAAAGCGGATTTATAGATTTTATTCATTCACCTGAGGATATTGCTCAAGAAATTGTACAAATTTCGCACGCTCAGGAGCTGGAAACGGGATCTGACTTATGA
- the glgP gene encoding alpha-glucan family phosphorylase, translating to MTEQARASHPIYSLLPMDIEGFDSLAKLALDMHSSWNHATDRVWRQLDPALWELTQNPWVVLQTVSRDQLEQVLTNPEFRKDIDGLLQAKHHLEKAQAWFQQYHPQALLTCVAYFSLEFMLSEALPIYSGGLGNVAGDQLKAASDLGVPVVGIGLLYQQGYFRQVIDKYGNQQALFPYNDPGQLPITPLRQENGEWLRMEISLPGYSVWLRAWQVQVGRVKLYLLDSNDAANFPVHRGITSELYGGGQELRLKQELLLGIGGWRLLDALGIHPEVCHLNEGHAAFAVLERARSFMEKTGQPFEVALAATRAGNLFTTHTAVSAGFDLFAPSLIEQYLDGYAKQRLNITLHDLLALGRRNPKDSSESFNMAYLAIRGSGAVNGVSRLHGKVSRHLFEPLFHNWPANEVPVGYVTNGVHMPSWDSAEADDLWTKVCGKDRWLGTMETVEQDIRRVSDADLWQFRIDAGKSLVSYTRERFSRQLAAYGSPDDVVENVKRLFDPNVLTLGFARRFAAYKRPNLLLHDPKRLLRLLSNPNRPLQLIIAGKAHPDDLEGQALIHEWINFIRQPEIRSHIVFLSDYDMLLTEHLVQGVDVWLNTPRRPWEACGTSGMKVLVNGGINLSELDGWWAEAYTPEVGWALGDGQEHGDDPAWDAAEADALYDLLEREVIPEFYTRDDNGIPVAWVARMRESMAQLTPRFSANRTVREYTEQHYLPAASAYIKRAANKGAKAIQIVNWRKALEKLWPTLRFGEMKIQTEDNQHLYEVQVYLNDLNPDAVIVELYADGINGDAPVRQEMKPVRQLTGSLGGHMYGAAVSADRPATDYTARLIPLCSGVAVPLESPQILWQR from the coding sequence ATGACCGAGCAAGCACGTGCCAGCCACCCGATATACAGTCTTCTGCCTATGGATATCGAAGGATTTGATTCCTTAGCCAAGCTTGCTCTGGATATGCACTCATCGTGGAATCATGCCACCGATAGAGTATGGCGGCAGCTTGATCCGGCTCTTTGGGAACTTACGCAAAACCCCTGGGTTGTATTGCAGACAGTTTCGCGGGATCAGCTTGAGCAAGTACTTACCAATCCTGAATTCCGCAAAGACATTGATGGTCTGCTGCAAGCCAAGCATCATTTGGAAAAAGCGCAGGCGTGGTTTCAGCAATATCATCCGCAGGCTCTTCTGACCTGCGTCGCGTATTTCAGCCTGGAATTCATGTTGAGCGAAGCGCTGCCCATCTATTCAGGCGGACTCGGCAACGTGGCCGGTGATCAGCTTAAAGCCGCCAGCGACTTGGGCGTACCGGTGGTAGGCATAGGTTTGCTCTATCAGCAAGGCTATTTTCGACAGGTAATCGACAAGTACGGGAATCAACAGGCACTCTTTCCGTATAACGATCCGGGGCAGCTGCCGATCACCCCTTTGCGCCAGGAAAACGGCGAGTGGTTGCGCATGGAAATCTCTCTGCCCGGTTATTCGGTTTGGTTGCGAGCCTGGCAGGTTCAGGTAGGCAGAGTAAAGCTTTACCTGCTGGACAGCAATGATGCGGCGAATTTTCCAGTACATCGGGGAATTACCAGCGAGTTGTATGGAGGCGGGCAAGAGCTGCGTCTCAAGCAGGAATTGCTGCTCGGCATCGGAGGATGGAGACTGCTTGACGCGCTTGGCATCCATCCTGAAGTCTGTCATCTGAACGAAGGACATGCGGCCTTTGCCGTACTGGAGCGCGCCCGCAGTTTCATGGAAAAAACCGGGCAGCCATTCGAAGTAGCGTTGGCTGCAACCCGGGCGGGGAACTTGTTTACCACCCACACGGCGGTTAGCGCAGGATTTGACCTTTTTGCTCCTTCTCTTATCGAACAATACCTTGATGGTTATGCCAAGCAGAGGCTTAACATAACACTTCATGATTTGCTGGCCCTGGGCCGCCGGAACCCAAAAGACTCGTCGGAAAGTTTCAATATGGCTTACCTGGCAATCCGTGGCAGCGGAGCGGTGAATGGCGTAAGTCGTTTGCATGGGAAAGTCAGCCGTCACCTCTTTGAACCACTTTTTCACAACTGGCCGGCGAACGAAGTACCCGTTGGTTATGTAACTAACGGAGTTCATATGCCAAGCTGGGACTCAGCAGAAGCCGACGATCTTTGGACGAAGGTCTGTGGAAAAGACCGCTGGCTGGGAACAATGGAAACTGTGGAGCAGGATATTCGCCGCGTTTCCGACGCCGACCTTTGGCAATTTCGCATAGATGCCGGTAAGTCTCTTGTTTCATACACCCGCGAACGTTTTTCCAGACAACTGGCCGCCTACGGCTCGCCTGACGATGTGGTTGAAAATGTTAAACGTCTGTTTGATCCAAATGTTTTAACGCTGGGTTTTGCGCGGCGCTTCGCTGCTTATAAAAGACCTAACCTGCTGTTGCATGACCCAAAGCGGCTGCTTCGTCTGCTATCCAACCCTAATCGCCCGCTACAACTCATTATTGCGGGTAAGGCTCATCCGGATGATCTGGAAGGGCAGGCCCTGATCCATGAATGGATAAATTTTATCCGGCAGCCGGAAATCCGATCTCATATAGTTTTTTTGAGCGACTACGACATGCTGTTAACAGAGCATCTGGTTCAGGGTGTGGACGTATGGCTCAACACCCCGCGGCGGCCCTGGGAGGCTTGCGGAACAAGCGGAATGAAGGTGCTTGTCAACGGAGGCATCAATCTTTCGGAACTGGACGGCTGGTGGGCGGAAGCATACACACCTGAAGTGGGATGGGCGTTGGGAGACGGCCAGGAGCATGGCGATGATCCGGCATGGGACGCTGCCGAAGCTGATGCACTCTACGACCTGCTGGAGCGGGAAGTAATCCCTGAGTTTTATACCAGAGACGACAATGGCATTCCTGTCGCATGGGTTGCGCGGATGCGTGAAAGCATGGCGCAGTTAACACCGCGCTTCTCCGCCAACCGCACGGTGCGCGAATACACCGAACAACATTACCTGCCTGCGGCGTCAGCCTACATAAAACGTGCTGCCAATAAAGGTGCGAAGGCTATACAGATAGTTAATTGGCGCAAGGCGCTGGAGAAACTTTGGCCAACATTGCGTTTCGGCGAAATGAAGATTCAGACCGAAGACAATCAGCATTTATATGAAGTTCAGGTCTATCTAAATGATCTGAATCCGGATGCGGTGATAGTCGAGCTTTATGCAGACGGAATAAACGGTGATGCACCGGTAAGGCAGGAGATGAAACCCGTTCGTCAACTAACAGGCTCGTTGGGTGGTCACATGTACGGCGCTGCTGTATCTGCCGACCGCCCTGCGACAGACTATACAGCAAGACTGATACCGCTCTGTTCCGGTGTTGCGGTTCCACTGGAAAGCCCGCAAATTCTGTGGCAGCGCTGA
- a CDS encoding B12-binding domain-containing radical SAM protein: MNILLIYPKFPDTFWSYTYALSFIGKKSAFPPLGLLTVSSLLPEKWSKRIVDVNVDSLTDKDLLWADMVFIGGMAVQRISAKQIIARCKALNLKIVAGGPLFTSEPEEFKEVDHLVLDEAELTLPAFLSDLQNGQAKKIYRASGFCDLSDTPVPSWNLIKMNRYASMNIQFSRGCPFNCEFCNVTALFGHRSRLKTPRQIISELDIIYTSGWRGSIFFVDDNFIGNKGYLKTHLLPALIEWRKDKKGCVFFTEASINLADDPELLDMMVTAGFDSVFIGIESPDEVSLTECHKTQNKNRDLLESIKIIHRSGLQVMGGFIVGFDSDMPSIFQRQIDFIQKSGIVTAMVGMLQAIPGTRLFERLQRESRVDNIFSGDNVNGTTNIIPQMGIDKLSAGYKSIMKQIYSPKNYYRRVRTLLKELKVPEIKQPINFQRFLSFFRSAFRLGFLGKERFQYWKLMIWTLISKPKQIPLAVTLSIYGHHYRKICEQYIL, translated from the coding sequence ATGAACATTTTACTGATTTACCCAAAATTTCCGGATACCTTTTGGTCTTATACGTACGCTTTAAGTTTTATCGGAAAGAAGTCGGCTTTCCCGCCGCTTGGCCTGCTTACCGTATCATCTCTTTTACCGGAAAAATGGTCTAAACGTATTGTGGACGTAAATGTGGATAGTCTTACGGACAAAGATCTTTTATGGGCGGATATGGTCTTTATCGGAGGCATGGCGGTTCAGCGTATATCAGCCAAACAAATCATCGCCCGCTGTAAGGCTTTGAATTTAAAAATCGTTGCAGGAGGGCCGCTTTTTACTTCTGAGCCAGAGGAATTCAAGGAGGTAGACCATCTAGTTCTCGACGAAGCAGAATTGACACTTCCAGCTTTTTTGTCGGACTTACAAAACGGACAAGCAAAAAAAATCTATAGGGCTTCCGGTTTCTGTGATCTTAGCGATACTCCTGTTCCCTCATGGAATCTGATAAAAATGAACCGATATGCATCCATGAACATACAATTTTCCAGGGGATGCCCGTTCAATTGCGAATTCTGCAATGTGACGGCTCTGTTCGGTCACCGGTCACGCTTGAAAACACCCCGGCAAATCATCTCAGAACTGGACATTATTTATACTTCCGGCTGGCGCGGCAGCATATTTTTTGTTGACGACAATTTTATTGGAAATAAGGGCTACCTTAAAACGCATTTACTGCCCGCTCTTATCGAATGGCGCAAAGATAAAAAGGGATGTGTGTTTTTCACTGAAGCCTCTATCAATCTCGCCGATGATCCTGAGCTTCTGGACATGATGGTAACGGCCGGATTTGATTCTGTTTTTATCGGTATCGAATCACCCGATGAGGTCAGCCTTACAGAATGCCACAAAACCCAGAATAAAAACCGGGATCTTCTTGAAAGTATCAAAATTATCCACCGTTCCGGGTTACAGGTGATGGGCGGTTTTATTGTGGGCTTTGACAGTGACATGCCTTCTATTTTCCAGCGGCAGATCGATTTTATTCAAAAGAGCGGAATCGTAACCGCAATGGTTGGAATGCTACAGGCCATTCCGGGAACACGCCTTTTTGAGCGGCTTCAACGGGAAAGCCGGGTGGACAATATCTTTTCAGGAGATAATGTTAACGGAACAACCAATATAATTCCCCAAATGGGCATAGACAAGCTTTCAGCCGGGTATAAATCGATTATGAAACAGATATATTCTCCTAAAAACTACTACCGTCGGGTCAGAACTTTGCTTAAGGAACTAAAGGTGCCCGAAATCAAACAGCCTATAAATTTTCAGCGATTCCTTTCTTTCTTTCGATCCGCTTTCCGGCTTGGTTTTTTAGGGAAAGAGCGTTTTCAATACTGGAAACTTATGATCTGGACGCTAATCAGCAAGCCCAAGCAGATACCATTGGCTGTCACACTTTCAATATATGGGCATCATTACCGCAAAATATGTGAACAATATATTCTTTAA